In a genomic window of Chroicocephalus ridibundus chromosome 18, bChrRid1.1, whole genome shotgun sequence:
- the LOC134525057 gene encoding endothelial cell-selective adhesion molecule-like — MPEHLSPPPPPTNSGTRISPETPSALWPTPPGIATVVALIVITLLALSRPLLVEFLGRLYRPEQSFLPRELEGVSSAVLEVHVGTGSVFSVEGQQAVLPAWYTSRSQKKPYITWLLDKEDADPFQILTYLDGVVKVEETELKPRVGFLHPVLSHNISVFINATRERDSGQYMCTVNVVDDVTSTGKNIGVINLTVLVPPAAPTCRLHGDPTVGANVTLSCTSEKGKPSPAYQWQRTAPTLQVFFPPAHDQARGTLKLTNLSLEMSGLYVCAAENRAGSAECSIVLEVHSTSTKAVIAGAVLGSLGALATVVFFARRVVGYRRKKRDGQEEAANEIKEDAVAPKTPTWARSPASDTISKTSTLSSIAGTRERPYGAKPPSDTASILTGSYRGPPPRGGGRTPNLSPPAVNGTPQRRQEPAAPPASLPPSSLARAGAVPVMVPAQSRAGSLV, encoded by the exons ATGCCGGAgcatctttcccccccccccccccccaccaactcCGGCACCCGGATTTCTCCGGAGACCCCCAGCGCCCTTTGGCCCACCCCCCCTGGGATCGCTACTGTCGTCGCTTTAATCGTTATTACGCTATTAGCGCTATCCCGTCCCC ttcttGTTGAATTCCTGGGAAGACTTTATCGGCCGGAGCAGAGTTTCCTGCCCCGGGAGCTGGAAG GCGTCTCCTCAGCCGTGCTGGAGGTGCACGTGGGGACGGGCTCGGTCTTCTCGGTGGAGGGGCAGCAAGCGGTGCTGCCCGCCTGGTACACCAGCCGCTCCCAGAAGAAGCCCTACATCACCTGGCTGCTGGATAAGGAAGATGCCGACCCCTTCCAG ATCCTGACCTACCTGGACGGGGTGGTGAAGGTGGAGGAGACAGAGCTGAAGCCCCGCGTGGGGTTCCTGCACCCCGTCCTCTCCCACAACATCTCGGTGTTCATCAACGCCACCCGGGAGCGCGACTCGGGCCAGTACATGTGCACCGTCAACGTGGTGGACGATGTCACCAGCACGGGCAAGAACATCGGCGTCATCAACCTCACCGTCCTGG TGCCACCGGCCGCCCCGACTTGCCGGCTGCACGGCGACCCCACGGTGGGGGCCAACGTCACCTTGAGCTGCACCTCCGAGAAGGGGAAGCCCTCGCCCGCCTACCAGTGGCAACGCACGGCCCCCACCCTGCAGGtcttcttcccccccgcccacg ACCAGGCCAGGGGCACCCTCAAGCTGACCAACCTCTCCCTGGAGATGTCGGGTCTCTACGTCTGCGCGGCCGAGAACCGCGCGGGTTCGGCCGAGTGCAGCATCGTCCTGGAGGTGCACTCAA CTAGCACCAAAGCCGTCATCGCTGGCGCcgtgctgggctccctgggcGCCCTCGCCACCGTTGTCTTCTTCGCCCGGCGGGTCGTCGGCTACCGGAGGAAGAAACGGGACGGCCAGGAGGAGGCAGCCAATGAGATCAA GGAAGACGCCGTGGCCCCCAAAACCCCCACGTGGGCCAGGAGCCCGGCCTCGGACACCATCTCCAAAACCAGCACCTTGTCCTCCATCGCCGGCACCCGGGAGAGACCCTACGGGGCCAAACCCCCCTCCGACACCGCCTCCATCCTCACCGGCAGCtaccggggaccccccccccggggaggggggcgtaCCCCCAATCTCTCCCCCCCCGCCGTTAACGGCACCCCCCAGCGCCGCCAggagccggccgcccccccggcATCGTTGCCCCCTTCCAGCTTGGCACGGGCGGGCGCCGTCCCCGTCATGGTGCCGGCGCAGAGCCGAGCCGGCTCCTTGgtgtga